The following are from one region of the Populus trichocarpa isolate Nisqually-1 chromosome 8, P.trichocarpa_v4.1, whole genome shotgun sequence genome:
- the LOC127905694 gene encoding uncharacterized protein LOC127905694, with protein sequence MPKTRAVTHADIAPSPGSTDLGSNTAAFLVVFTIACGLFCFILCLIAEATRSQVTWVNSDSKEIDDDSQCIYTGSGRTPFLCSAIAFVVLAVAMVVEHMYMLIAVSKAPPQALVAWDANSACAKSITRQAGFFFVTTWICFAVGEILLLIGLGVESGHLKNWSRPRPNCLIIKEGLFSVAGIFALLTVFFASGLYLTALRAQRMSQEHENTRREILEASALYASPPRSPQHHMITAIARENPVARENQTQEPSFTYPPAFTKQLHLV encoded by the exons ATGCCAAAAACAAGAGCAGTCACACATGCCGATATTGCACCAAGTCCTGGAAGTACGGATTTGGGTAGCAACACAGCTGCCTTCCTCGTGGTTTTTACCATAGCTTGTGGCCTATTTTGCTTCATTCTTTGCCTTATAGCTGAAGCCACTCGTTCCCAG GTGACATGGGTGAACTCTGATAGTAAAGAAATTGATGACGATTCTCAATGTATATATACTGGGAGTGGCAGGACACCATTTTTGTGTTCTGCTATTGCATTTGTAGTACTGGCAGTTGCCATGGTGGTGGAACATATGTACATGTTAATTGCAGTGAGCAAAGCACCGCCTCAGGCTCTAGTTGCTTGGGACGCTAATTCTGCTTGTGCCAAGAGCATCACAAGGCAGGCAGGATTTTTCTTTGTTACAACCTG GATATGCTTTGCTGTTGGAGAAATCTTGTTGTTAATTGGGCTAGGTGTGGAATCAGGGCATCTGAAGAATTGGTCCAGACCAAGGCCGAACTGCCTCATCATTAAAGAAGGCTTGTTCTCTGTTGCAGGAATCTTTGCATTGTTAACAGTCTTCTTTGCTTCTGGATTATACTTGACAGCATTGCGTGCACAAAGAATGTCCCAAGAGCACGAAAACACTCGGCGAGAAATACTCGAGGCCTCTGCCCTCTACGCGTCTCCGCCAAGGTCACCTCAACATCACATGATCACCGCCATTGCCAGAGAAAATCCAGTCGCCAGAGAGAATCAGACTCAAGAACCATCGTTCACATATCCACCAGCTTTCACCAAGCAGTTACACTTGGTGTAA
- the LOC127903886 gene encoding protein FAR1-RELATED SEQUENCE 11-like isoform X1 → MRSAPLPFNHPPLSVARRSDCKNWLGMSEGTNMVMGSSEDGTDISQDDKGTTEETPEDAILLRQTSVNLVPFIGQRFASQDAAYEFYCSFAKQCGFSIRRHRTRGKDGVGRGVTRRDFTCHRGGYPQMKLSEDGKMQRNRKSTRCGCQAFMRIVKRADFDVPEWRVTGFSNIHNHEMFKLNEAHLLPASCTMSPDDKSRICIFAKAGMSVRQMLRLMELEKGVKLGCLPYTEIDVRNLLLSFRNVNQDNDAIDLIAMCKKLKDEDHNFKYDFKIDCNNRLEHIAWSYASSVRLYEAFGDAVVFDTTHHLDAYDMWLGIWVGVDNHGMTCFFSCVLLREENMESFSWALKAFVNFMNGKAPQTIITDQNMWLKEAIAIEMPDTKHAFCIWHIISKFSDWFSILLGSCYDDWKAEFLRLYNLESVQDFEEGWSEMVEKYELHANKHITSLYAFRSFWALSFLRNYFFGGTMDVCQSGSITAFIQRFLSAQSRLDYFVDELADIVDFKPELPQKLHKVYLKTGSPIESHAASVLTPYAFGKFQEELVLAPQYASFPVDEYCFQVRHHTQISGGCKVIWDSCQGNISCSCSWFEYSGILCRHVLRVLSTNNCFQIPDNYLPTRWQCVSSSSTSRMHSEKIQLLESMASTLMAESVETEERLDVACEQISMVLSHIRDLPTQTHGESAYNCPPDSLILPEVEDSGGIGNFTIENPDDAITLAKLKDRQPRVGVDISRKRRHHSGPCCGHFGHDATDCPMTRSDQMNGTTLGYL, encoded by the exons ATGCGCTCTGCTCCCCTTCCGTTTAATCACCCGCCACTTTCAG TTGCTCGCAGGTCTGATTGTAAAAATTGGTTAGGAATGTCAGAGGGAACAAATATGGTGATGGGGTCTTCTGAGGATGGGACAGATATATCTCAAGATGATAAGGGCACCACGGAAGAAACACCTGAAGACGCGATATTGTTACGACAGACTTCAGTAAACCTTGTCCCTTTCATTGGCCAAAGGTTTGCATCCCAAGATGCTGCTTATGAATTTTATTGCAGTTTTGCAAAGCAATGTGGCTTTTCAATCAGGCGTCACCGTACTCGTGGAAAGGATGGAGTTGGTCGAGGAGTCACGAGAAGGGATTTCACCTGCCATCGTGGTGGCTATCCACAGATGAAACTATCTGAAGATGGAAAGATGCAAAGGAATCGCAAGTCAACACGTTGTGGCTGCCAAGCATTTATGCGTATTGTGAAGCGGGCAGATTTTGATGTCCCTGAATGGCGTGTTACGGGCTTTAGCAATATCCACAACCATGAAATGTTCAAATTGAATGAAGCGCACCTCCTTCCTGCCTCTTGTACCATGTCTCCAGATGACAAGAGTCGCATTTGCATTTTTGCAAAAGCTGGAATGTCGGTGCGACAGATGTTACGATTAATGGAGCTAGAGAAAGGTGTGAAGCTGGGATGCTTGCCATATACAGAAATAGATGTGAGAAACCTACTACTGTCTTTCAGAAATGTTAATCAAGACAATGATGCGATTGATCTTATTGCAATGTGCAAGAAACTGAAAGATGAAGATCACAACTTCAAATATGATTTCAAAATTGACTGCAACAACAGGCTAGAGCATATTGCATGGTCTTATGCTTCATCTGTTCGATTATACGAGGCATTCGGTGATGCAGTGGTTTTTGACACAACCCACCATTTGGATGCCTATGACATGTGGTTAGGCATTTGGGTTGGAGTAGATAATCATGGGATGACTTGTTTTTTCAGTTGTGTACTTCTGCGTGAAGAAAATATGGAATCTTTTTCTTGGGCATTGAAG GCATTTGTGAACTTCATGAATGGAAAGGCTCCCCAAACCATAATAACTGACCAGAACATGTGGTTGAAAGAGGCTATTGCTATTGAAATGCCTGACACTAAACATGCCTTTTGCATATGGCACATCATTTCAAAGTTCTCAGATTGGTTTTCTATACTGCTTGGATCATGTTATGATGACTGGAAAGCTGAGTTTCTCCGACTCTACAATCTGGAATCCGTACAAGATTTTGAGGAAGGATGGAGTGAAATGGTTGAGAAATATGAGCTTCATGCAAATAAGCACATAACTAGTTTATATGCATTTCGTTCATTTTGGGCATTATCATTTTTGAGGAATTACTTCTTTGGAGGAACGATGGATGTATGTCAGTCTGGCTCAATTACTGCTTTCATTCAGCGATTTTTGAGTGCACAGTCTCGGCTAGATTATTTTGTAGATGAA CTGGCTGATATTGTTGATTTCAAGCCAGAGTTGCCACAAAAGCTTCATAAAGTTTACCTGAAAACAGGTTCACCCATTGAATCACATGCAGCTTCTGTTCTTACTCCATATGCCTTTGGTAAATTCCAGGAAGAGCTCGTGTTAGCTCCACAGTATGCATCTTTTCCAGTAGATGAGTATTGTTTTCAAGTCAGACACCATACTCAGATTAGTGGTGGCTGCAAAGTCATTTGGGATTCTTGTCAAGGGAATATCAGCTGTAGCTGCAGTTGGTTTGAATATTCAGGCATCCTCTGCAGacatgttcttcgtgttctgTCAACCAATAACTGTTTCCAAATACCAGACAACTATCTACCCACTCGATGGCAGTGTGTTAGTTCATCTTCCACTTCAAGGATGCATTCTGAGAAAATCCAGTTACTGGAATCCATGGCTTCTACACTTATGGCAGAATCGGTTGAAACAGAGGAACGCCTTGATGTTGCTTGCGAGCAAATTTCCATGGTATTATCACATATTAGGGACCTTCCTACACAGACACACGGTGAAAGTGCATACAACTGCCCACCAGACTCCCTGATTTTACCAGAGGTAGAAGATTCTGGTGGAATAGGTAACTTTACTATTGAGAATCCTGATGATGCAATCACTCTAGCAAAGCTAAAAGATAGACAGCCCAGAGTTGGAGTTGATATTTCTAGAAAAAGAAGGCATCATTCTGGTCCTTGCTGTGGGCATTTTGGACATGATGCAACAGATTGTCCAATGACGAGAAGCGATCAAATGAATGGCACTACTCTAGGATACTTGTAG
- the LOC127905608 gene encoding uncharacterized protein LOC127905608, which translates to MGIEKEGSKSGGYVGGFFQLFDWTAKSRKKLFSSKSDLPERSKQGKRSDGSLPMTRLHLMDDDENGAGSGIRGGSDYSCASSVTDDDGYGARAPGVVARLMGLDSMPTSNLSEPNSTPSFDTQSLRDASRGSRNFDYYQDHQIAYSGNLLDKEDRPPRNFEESKSHKVLSRPIEKFQTEILPPKSAKSIPITHHKLLSPIKSPGFIPNKTAAHIMEAAAKIIEPGPQAAAKPKMPAVGSSSVPLKVRDLKEKLEVAQKMPLAGSSSAALRTREPKEKVEVSHKTLRLAETSRRPVESNAAKHLKGQSLNKSWNGSDDTSCRAFSETDEGSSSSKTKGKSISLAIQAKVNVQRREGLNSSSRQGFVGQKELREVSSSQSFKCQPNVQKSLQKRSPVQNTSGVLRQNNQKQNCIMDKDKLPSKPLVSKLQGKRVLSGNPPVRHKTSGKPFGSKNGSRKLDLDLREGEKGNSNYSMANNPRKKRSIDGNLHVEKNQVVDNKLIDRNRKAVEPTPVIDRPFSWAEESKRKGMDVVSFTFTAPLTRSMPGSETPTQAVQKNSGSCMDNCSKRLLLDTDSMKLSSVGYNVIGGDALSSLLEQKLRELTKGVESSSSISTFSSGGAAPRLHDNKDQSFSCIDKSDSCYDSPSALFFTDPAALRLKHTFQGVDEMDCSSKSNDSRQLLDCRRPSPVSVLEHSFSTESSSSLDSMDSCSTEGNKHCSSIQTQEVLSLSSTKRVHFVDADMELSDSASSTSTGTVARKHSIMLAVTGLVRSKKWEVQYVEKILCNIESMFQDLALGRASEIINPHLFHQLERKKIMLESDDVDARLERKVLFDCASECLDLRCRRYVGGGYKAWVKGTTMVRRKEWLAEDMYKEISEWSRMGDCMVDELVDKDMSSQYGRWLDFEVDAYALGVEFESQIFNSLVNEVVADILRF; encoded by the exons ATGGGAATTGAGAAAGAAGGTTCTAAAAGTGGAGGATACGTGGGTGGTTTTTTTCAGTTGTTTGATTGGACTGCAAAATCTAGGAAAAAGTTGTTTTCAAGCAAGTCAGATTTACCAG AACGTTCAAAACAAGGAAAGAGAAGTGATGGGAGCTTGCCAATGACTCGGCTTCATCTG atggatgatgatgaaaatggaGCAGGGTCGGGTATTAGAGGGGGCAGTGATTATAGCTGTGCTTCATCGGTAACTGATGATGATGGATATGGAGCTAGGGCCCCTGGGGTAGTAGCCAGGCTCATGGGATTGGACTCCATGCCAACATCTAATTTATCAGAGCCCAATTCTACACCTTCTTTTGACACTCAATCTCTTCGAGATGCTTCTCGTGGCAGTAGAAATTTTGATTACTACCAGGATCATCAAATCGCATACTCAGGAAATCTGCTTGACAAGGAGGATCGCCCTCCTAGAAACTTCGAGGAGTCTAAGTCTCATAAGGTCCTGAGCAGGcctattgaaaagtttcaaactGAAATCCTGCCTCCTAAGTCGGCCAAATCGATTCCAATTACCCACCATAAACTTTTATCTCCAATCAAGAGTCCTGGTTTCATTCCGAACAAAACTGCTGCTCACATAATGGAAGCAGCTGCAAAAATTATTGAGCCGGGTCCCCAAGCAGCAGCCAAACCCAAAATGCCTGCTGTTGGGTCTTCTTCAGTACCACTGAAAGTTCGGGATCTTAAAGAAAAACTGGAGGTTGCTCAGAAAATGCCTCTGGCTGGGTCCTCTTCAGCAGCCTTGAGAACTCGAGAACCAAAAGAGAAAGTGGAAGTTTCTCATAAAACTTTGAGACTTGCAGAAACTTCTCGAAGACCAGTTGAGTCAAATGCTGCCAAGCATCTAAAGGGGCAGTCTTTGAACAAAAGCTGGAATGGATCAGATGATACATCTTGCAGGGCTTTTTCTGAGACTGATGAAGGTTCTTCTAGTTCAAAGACTAAGGGAAAGTCTATCTCACTTGCAATCCAAGCAAAGGTCAATGTTCAGAGAAGAGAAGGTTTGAATTCAAGTAGCCGTCAAGGCTTTGTAGGCCAGAAAGAACTGAGAGAGGTTTCATCAAGCCAGTCCTTCAAGTGCCAACCTAATGTCCAAAAGAGTTTGCAAAAAAGATCTCCAGTACAGAATACATCTGGTGTGCTTAGGCAGAATAACCAGAAACAAAATTGCATAATGGATAAAGACAAATTGCCTTCAAAGCCCTTGGTTTCCAAACTGCAGGGTAAAAGAGTTCTGTCTGGGAATCCTCCTGTGAGGCACAAAACTTCTGGTAAGCCTTTTGGCTCCAAAAATGGATCTAGGAAGCTGGACTTGGATTTGAGAGAAGGCGAGAAGGGGAATTCTAACTATAGTATGGCGAATAATCCCAGGAAGAAGCGATCAATTGATGGAAATTTGCATGTTGAGAAAAACCAGGTTGTTGATAACAAGCTGATTGACAGAAATCGGAAGGCTGTTGAACCTACTCCAGTTATTGACAGGCCCTTTAGTTGGGCagaagaaagcaaaaggaaaggCATGGATGTTGTCTCGTTTACATTCACAGCCCCCTTGACACGGTCTATGCCTGGTTCAGAAACACCTACTCAGGCTGTACAGAAAAATAGTGGTTCTTGTATGGATAATTGTAGCAAGAGATTGTTGCTTGACACAGATAGTATGAAGCTATCTTCAGTGGGATATAATGTGATTGGAGGGGATGCTTTGAGTTCTCTTTTGGAACAAAAGTTAAGGGAATTGACTAAAGGTGTCGAGTCCTCTAGTTCTATATCCACTTTTAGTTCAGGCGGCGCTGCACCAAGGTTACATGATAACAAGGATCAAAGTTTCTCGTGCATAGATAAATCAGATAGCTGCTATGATTCTCCCTCGGCCTTATTCTTCACTGATCCTGCAGCTCTCAGATTGAAACACACTTTTCAG GGAGTTGATGAGATGGACTGTAGCAGCAAATCAAATGATTCCAGACAGCTGCTTGATTGTAGACGTCCTAGTCCAGTCTCTGTTCTTGAACATTCTTTTTCAACTGAAAGTAGCAGCTCTTTGGACAGTATGGATAGTTGCAGCACAGAAG GGAACAAGCATTGTTCATCCATTCAAACCCAGGAAGTTCTTAGTTTGAGCTCTACAAAGAGGGTTCATTTTGTTGATGCTGACATGGAGTTATCAGATTCTGCTTCTTCAACATCAACTGGAACAGTGGCTAGAAAACATTCAATCATGTTAGCTGTGACAGGCCTTGTGAGATCAAAAAAGTGGGAAGTACAATATGTGGAGAAGATACTATGCAATATCGAATCGATGTTTCAGGACTTGGCATTAGGTCGGGCTTCCGAGATCATAAACCCTCATCTCTTCCATCAgctggaaaggaaaaaaattatgcttgaaAGTGATGATGTTGATGCTAGGCTAGAGCGGAAAGTATTATTTGATTGTGCAAGCGAATGCTTGGATTTGAGATGCAGACGATATGTTGGTGGTGGATACAAAGCATGGGTGAAAGGGACAACAATGGTGAGAAGAAAGGAATGGCTAGCTGAAGATATGTACAAGGAGATCTCTGAATGGAGCAGGATGGGGGATTGTATGGTGGATGAACTTGTAGACAAGGACATGAGCAGTCAGTATGGAAGGTGGCTGGACTTTGAAGTAGATGCATATGCACTTGGAGTGGAGTTTGAAAGccaaatatttaattcattggTTAATGAAGTTGTTGCTGATATCTTGCGGTTTTGA
- the LOC127903886 gene encoding protein FAR1-RELATED SEQUENCE 11-like isoform X2 → MRSAPLPFNHPPLSGMSEGTNMVMGSSEDGTDISQDDKGTTEETPEDAILLRQTSVNLVPFIGQRFASQDAAYEFYCSFAKQCGFSIRRHRTRGKDGVGRGVTRRDFTCHRGGYPQMKLSEDGKMQRNRKSTRCGCQAFMRIVKRADFDVPEWRVTGFSNIHNHEMFKLNEAHLLPASCTMSPDDKSRICIFAKAGMSVRQMLRLMELEKGVKLGCLPYTEIDVRNLLLSFRNVNQDNDAIDLIAMCKKLKDEDHNFKYDFKIDCNNRLEHIAWSYASSVRLYEAFGDAVVFDTTHHLDAYDMWLGIWVGVDNHGMTCFFSCVLLREENMESFSWALKAFVNFMNGKAPQTIITDQNMWLKEAIAIEMPDTKHAFCIWHIISKFSDWFSILLGSCYDDWKAEFLRLYNLESVQDFEEGWSEMVEKYELHANKHITSLYAFRSFWALSFLRNYFFGGTMDVCQSGSITAFIQRFLSAQSRLDYFVDELADIVDFKPELPQKLHKVYLKTGSPIESHAASVLTPYAFGKFQEELVLAPQYASFPVDEYCFQVRHHTQISGGCKVIWDSCQGNISCSCSWFEYSGILCRHVLRVLSTNNCFQIPDNYLPTRWQCVSSSSTSRMHSEKIQLLESMASTLMAESVETEERLDVACEQISMVLSHIRDLPTQTHGESAYNCPPDSLILPEVEDSGGIGNFTIENPDDAITLAKLKDRQPRVGVDISRKRRHHSGPCCGHFGHDATDCPMTRSDQMNGTTLGYL, encoded by the exons ATGCGCTCTGCTCCCCTTCCGTTTAATCACCCGCCACTTTCAG GAATGTCAGAGGGAACAAATATGGTGATGGGGTCTTCTGAGGATGGGACAGATATATCTCAAGATGATAAGGGCACCACGGAAGAAACACCTGAAGACGCGATATTGTTACGACAGACTTCAGTAAACCTTGTCCCTTTCATTGGCCAAAGGTTTGCATCCCAAGATGCTGCTTATGAATTTTATTGCAGTTTTGCAAAGCAATGTGGCTTTTCAATCAGGCGTCACCGTACTCGTGGAAAGGATGGAGTTGGTCGAGGAGTCACGAGAAGGGATTTCACCTGCCATCGTGGTGGCTATCCACAGATGAAACTATCTGAAGATGGAAAGATGCAAAGGAATCGCAAGTCAACACGTTGTGGCTGCCAAGCATTTATGCGTATTGTGAAGCGGGCAGATTTTGATGTCCCTGAATGGCGTGTTACGGGCTTTAGCAATATCCACAACCATGAAATGTTCAAATTGAATGAAGCGCACCTCCTTCCTGCCTCTTGTACCATGTCTCCAGATGACAAGAGTCGCATTTGCATTTTTGCAAAAGCTGGAATGTCGGTGCGACAGATGTTACGATTAATGGAGCTAGAGAAAGGTGTGAAGCTGGGATGCTTGCCATATACAGAAATAGATGTGAGAAACCTACTACTGTCTTTCAGAAATGTTAATCAAGACAATGATGCGATTGATCTTATTGCAATGTGCAAGAAACTGAAAGATGAAGATCACAACTTCAAATATGATTTCAAAATTGACTGCAACAACAGGCTAGAGCATATTGCATGGTCTTATGCTTCATCTGTTCGATTATACGAGGCATTCGGTGATGCAGTGGTTTTTGACACAACCCACCATTTGGATGCCTATGACATGTGGTTAGGCATTTGGGTTGGAGTAGATAATCATGGGATGACTTGTTTTTTCAGTTGTGTACTTCTGCGTGAAGAAAATATGGAATCTTTTTCTTGGGCATTGAAG GCATTTGTGAACTTCATGAATGGAAAGGCTCCCCAAACCATAATAACTGACCAGAACATGTGGTTGAAAGAGGCTATTGCTATTGAAATGCCTGACACTAAACATGCCTTTTGCATATGGCACATCATTTCAAAGTTCTCAGATTGGTTTTCTATACTGCTTGGATCATGTTATGATGACTGGAAAGCTGAGTTTCTCCGACTCTACAATCTGGAATCCGTACAAGATTTTGAGGAAGGATGGAGTGAAATGGTTGAGAAATATGAGCTTCATGCAAATAAGCACATAACTAGTTTATATGCATTTCGTTCATTTTGGGCATTATCATTTTTGAGGAATTACTTCTTTGGAGGAACGATGGATGTATGTCAGTCTGGCTCAATTACTGCTTTCATTCAGCGATTTTTGAGTGCACAGTCTCGGCTAGATTATTTTGTAGATGAA CTGGCTGATATTGTTGATTTCAAGCCAGAGTTGCCACAAAAGCTTCATAAAGTTTACCTGAAAACAGGTTCACCCATTGAATCACATGCAGCTTCTGTTCTTACTCCATATGCCTTTGGTAAATTCCAGGAAGAGCTCGTGTTAGCTCCACAGTATGCATCTTTTCCAGTAGATGAGTATTGTTTTCAAGTCAGACACCATACTCAGATTAGTGGTGGCTGCAAAGTCATTTGGGATTCTTGTCAAGGGAATATCAGCTGTAGCTGCAGTTGGTTTGAATATTCAGGCATCCTCTGCAGacatgttcttcgtgttctgTCAACCAATAACTGTTTCCAAATACCAGACAACTATCTACCCACTCGATGGCAGTGTGTTAGTTCATCTTCCACTTCAAGGATGCATTCTGAGAAAATCCAGTTACTGGAATCCATGGCTTCTACACTTATGGCAGAATCGGTTGAAACAGAGGAACGCCTTGATGTTGCTTGCGAGCAAATTTCCATGGTATTATCACATATTAGGGACCTTCCTACACAGACACACGGTGAAAGTGCATACAACTGCCCACCAGACTCCCTGATTTTACCAGAGGTAGAAGATTCTGGTGGAATAGGTAACTTTACTATTGAGAATCCTGATGATGCAATCACTCTAGCAAAGCTAAAAGATAGACAGCCCAGAGTTGGAGTTGATATTTCTAGAAAAAGAAGGCATCATTCTGGTCCTTGCTGTGGGCATTTTGGACATGATGCAACAGATTGTCCAATGACGAGAAGCGATCAAATGAATGGCACTACTCTAGGATACTTGTAG
- the LOC127903886 gene encoding protein FAR1-RELATED SEQUENCE 11-like isoform X3, which translates to MSEGTNMVMGSSEDGTDISQDDKGTTEETPEDAILLRQTSVNLVPFIGQRFASQDAAYEFYCSFAKQCGFSIRRHRTRGKDGVGRGVTRRDFTCHRGGYPQMKLSEDGKMQRNRKSTRCGCQAFMRIVKRADFDVPEWRVTGFSNIHNHEMFKLNEAHLLPASCTMSPDDKSRICIFAKAGMSVRQMLRLMELEKGVKLGCLPYTEIDVRNLLLSFRNVNQDNDAIDLIAMCKKLKDEDHNFKYDFKIDCNNRLEHIAWSYASSVRLYEAFGDAVVFDTTHHLDAYDMWLGIWVGVDNHGMTCFFSCVLLREENMESFSWALKAFVNFMNGKAPQTIITDQNMWLKEAIAIEMPDTKHAFCIWHIISKFSDWFSILLGSCYDDWKAEFLRLYNLESVQDFEEGWSEMVEKYELHANKHITSLYAFRSFWALSFLRNYFFGGTMDVCQSGSITAFIQRFLSAQSRLDYFVDELADIVDFKPELPQKLHKVYLKTGSPIESHAASVLTPYAFGKFQEELVLAPQYASFPVDEYCFQVRHHTQISGGCKVIWDSCQGNISCSCSWFEYSGILCRHVLRVLSTNNCFQIPDNYLPTRWQCVSSSSTSRMHSEKIQLLESMASTLMAESVETEERLDVACEQISMVLSHIRDLPTQTHGESAYNCPPDSLILPEVEDSGGIGNFTIENPDDAITLAKLKDRQPRVGVDISRKRRHHSGPCCGHFGHDATDCPMTRSDQMNGTTLGYL; encoded by the exons ATGTCAGAGGGAACAAATATGGTGATGGGGTCTTCTGAGGATGGGACAGATATATCTCAAGATGATAAGGGCACCACGGAAGAAACACCTGAAGACGCGATATTGTTACGACAGACTTCAGTAAACCTTGTCCCTTTCATTGGCCAAAGGTTTGCATCCCAAGATGCTGCTTATGAATTTTATTGCAGTTTTGCAAAGCAATGTGGCTTTTCAATCAGGCGTCACCGTACTCGTGGAAAGGATGGAGTTGGTCGAGGAGTCACGAGAAGGGATTTCACCTGCCATCGTGGTGGCTATCCACAGATGAAACTATCTGAAGATGGAAAGATGCAAAGGAATCGCAAGTCAACACGTTGTGGCTGCCAAGCATTTATGCGTATTGTGAAGCGGGCAGATTTTGATGTCCCTGAATGGCGTGTTACGGGCTTTAGCAATATCCACAACCATGAAATGTTCAAATTGAATGAAGCGCACCTCCTTCCTGCCTCTTGTACCATGTCTCCAGATGACAAGAGTCGCATTTGCATTTTTGCAAAAGCTGGAATGTCGGTGCGACAGATGTTACGATTAATGGAGCTAGAGAAAGGTGTGAAGCTGGGATGCTTGCCATATACAGAAATAGATGTGAGAAACCTACTACTGTCTTTCAGAAATGTTAATCAAGACAATGATGCGATTGATCTTATTGCAATGTGCAAGAAACTGAAAGATGAAGATCACAACTTCAAATATGATTTCAAAATTGACTGCAACAACAGGCTAGAGCATATTGCATGGTCTTATGCTTCATCTGTTCGATTATACGAGGCATTCGGTGATGCAGTGGTTTTTGACACAACCCACCATTTGGATGCCTATGACATGTGGTTAGGCATTTGGGTTGGAGTAGATAATCATGGGATGACTTGTTTTTTCAGTTGTGTACTTCTGCGTGAAGAAAATATGGAATCTTTTTCTTGGGCATTGAAG GCATTTGTGAACTTCATGAATGGAAAGGCTCCCCAAACCATAATAACTGACCAGAACATGTGGTTGAAAGAGGCTATTGCTATTGAAATGCCTGACACTAAACATGCCTTTTGCATATGGCACATCATTTCAAAGTTCTCAGATTGGTTTTCTATACTGCTTGGATCATGTTATGATGACTGGAAAGCTGAGTTTCTCCGACTCTACAATCTGGAATCCGTACAAGATTTTGAGGAAGGATGGAGTGAAATGGTTGAGAAATATGAGCTTCATGCAAATAAGCACATAACTAGTTTATATGCATTTCGTTCATTTTGGGCATTATCATTTTTGAGGAATTACTTCTTTGGAGGAACGATGGATGTATGTCAGTCTGGCTCAATTACTGCTTTCATTCAGCGATTTTTGAGTGCACAGTCTCGGCTAGATTATTTTGTAGATGAA CTGGCTGATATTGTTGATTTCAAGCCAGAGTTGCCACAAAAGCTTCATAAAGTTTACCTGAAAACAGGTTCACCCATTGAATCACATGCAGCTTCTGTTCTTACTCCATATGCCTTTGGTAAATTCCAGGAAGAGCTCGTGTTAGCTCCACAGTATGCATCTTTTCCAGTAGATGAGTATTGTTTTCAAGTCAGACACCATACTCAGATTAGTGGTGGCTGCAAAGTCATTTGGGATTCTTGTCAAGGGAATATCAGCTGTAGCTGCAGTTGGTTTGAATATTCAGGCATCCTCTGCAGacatgttcttcgtgttctgTCAACCAATAACTGTTTCCAAATACCAGACAACTATCTACCCACTCGATGGCAGTGTGTTAGTTCATCTTCCACTTCAAGGATGCATTCTGAGAAAATCCAGTTACTGGAATCCATGGCTTCTACACTTATGGCAGAATCGGTTGAAACAGAGGAACGCCTTGATGTTGCTTGCGAGCAAATTTCCATGGTATTATCACATATTAGGGACCTTCCTACACAGACACACGGTGAAAGTGCATACAACTGCCCACCAGACTCCCTGATTTTACCAGAGGTAGAAGATTCTGGTGGAATAGGTAACTTTACTATTGAGAATCCTGATGATGCAATCACTCTAGCAAAGCTAAAAGATAGACAGCCCAGAGTTGGAGTTGATATTTCTAGAAAAAGAAGGCATCATTCTGGTCCTTGCTGTGGGCATTTTGGACATGATGCAACAGATTGTCCAATGACGAGAAGCGATCAAATGAATGGCACTACTCTAGGATACTTGTAG